Proteins co-encoded in one Victivallis lenta genomic window:
- a CDS encoding DUF6364 family protein — MATTKLTLSVDPEVIAKARRISKLRKTSVSAMFSRYIATLEESKQRETPLPPMTKRALALAAGTAPVPENWDYRDELKDILDERYGLK, encoded by the coding sequence ATGGCAACGACAAAACTGACATTGAGCGTTGACCCGGAAGTGATCGCCAAGGCCCGCCGAATCTCGAAGCTGAGAAAGACGAGCGTGTCCGCGATGTTTTCGCGTTATATCGCCACCTTGGAGGAGAGCAAACAGAGGGAAACTCCCTTGCCGCCGATGACCAAGCGCGCTCTGGCGCTCGCGGCCGGAACCGCCCCGGTGCCGGAGAATTGGGATTATCGCGATGAGCTGAAAGATATTCTTGACGAAAGGTACGGCCTTAAATGA
- a CDS encoding type II toxin-antitoxin system VapC family toxin codes for MKKVFIDTSILLDVFLNRESFVEPAAAVFAGCESGKVKGIVSAISLNNLHYILSRHIGKNKALEAVRIVLNIFTVAALDEKILRLAADLSHKGFEDAIQFHSAVAAGATCIITRDASHFPKDEVPVLSPADYLEMNL; via the coding sequence ATGAAGAAGGTATTCATCGATACCAGCATTCTGCTGGATGTCTTTTTGAATCGGGAATCTTTCGTGGAACCGGCGGCGGCAGTCTTTGCCGGCTGCGAGTCCGGCAAAGTCAAAGGCATCGTTTCGGCGATTTCTCTGAATAACTTGCATTATATTCTTTCCCGGCATATCGGGAAGAACAAGGCGTTGGAGGCGGTGCGGATTGTGCTGAACATTTTTACTGTTGCTGCTCTGGACGAAAAAATATTGCGCCTTGCCGCCGATCTGTCGCACAAGGGTTTCGAGGATGCGATCCAGTTCCATTCCGCAGTCGCGGCCGGAGCAACCTGCATCATTACGCGCGATGCCAGCCATTTCCCGAAGGATGAAGTTCCGGTTCTGTCACCCGCCGATTATCTGGAAATGAATTTGTAA
- a CDS encoding right-handed parallel beta-helix repeat-containing protein: MKKTITISQLFPAEVSAWDEDEKERRAAAGREVLERIRRAGRNSSGTVRIPPGDYRFPGREGILLENLRDISLEAEGATFWFSSEVTAGVHFRNCRNVRLSGLALDMEELPFLQGTLLDVGDVRLVIRLEEYFVRRFHGQRDQDHFRLMFLDAAGEHEIDNLDFIVPRETLSFDAAGNLLVPVSEPVARHWRYQLRVPRPGDRIVLGMRHEGGMLLVDGCETMCFEAVTVYASPCFAFYESGHGGGGNTYRRCRLIRRPGTDRLLASAADCFHSMNQRRGPLIEQCEFSWAMDDLVNIHGYFHVAVEQLAEDELLIVTPFGTGLRPGTELTFFSAPYGREKFRAAVASRLEIAGSEQEGLRRVRELYGRRFGMVLQNFPGGSLCRIRFDRPLDTEPGDFACDYDSCGSGAVLRDNDLHDCHVRGILLKAADCRIENNRISRTALNGIILKPEFFWLEGPMPRNIVIQGNTLTDCAFGHTALAAILVMCGCCAPPADRITPVVNAENITISGNEIRNCNAGSGIAVFNSRHPRVSNNRIFHPFSNPAAIGRLDVSSRLDFSGKELSGEEISRLRESYSAILFLGSDAIECRHNSLTDPGRRCRMIVYAGPGCSGCGEQTDAAADRGL; this comes from the coding sequence ATGAAGAAAACGATCACCATATCACAATTGTTTCCTGCGGAGGTTTCCGCGTGGGATGAAGACGAAAAAGAGCGCCGGGCCGCCGCCGGGCGCGAAGTGCTGGAACGGATCAGGCGCGCCGGGCGGAACAGCTCCGGCACGGTCCGCATTCCGCCCGGCGACTACCGTTTTCCGGGCCGGGAGGGAATATTGCTGGAAAACCTGCGGGACATCTCTCTGGAAGCGGAGGGCGCGACCTTCTGGTTTTCCTCCGAAGTCACGGCGGGCGTACATTTCCGCAACTGCCGCAACGTCCGGCTTTCCGGCCTCGCCCTCGATATGGAGGAGTTGCCGTTTCTGCAGGGAACTCTGCTTGACGTCGGAGATGTTCGGCTGGTGATCCGGCTGGAGGAGTACTTTGTCCGCCGTTTTCACGGACAGCGGGATCAGGATCACTTCCGGCTGATGTTTCTCGATGCGGCGGGCGAGCATGAGATCGACAATCTCGACTTCATTGTTCCTCGGGAAACACTCTCTTTCGACGCGGCGGGCAATCTGCTGGTTCCGGTATCGGAACCGGTCGCCCGCCACTGGCGCTACCAGCTGCGGGTGCCCCGTCCCGGCGACCGTATCGTGCTGGGAATGCGCCATGAAGGCGGCATGCTGCTGGTCGACGGCTGCGAAACCATGTGCTTCGAGGCGGTCACGGTCTACGCTTCGCCCTGCTTCGCGTTTTACGAGAGCGGCCACGGCGGGGGAGGCAACACTTACCGCCGCTGCCGGCTGATCCGCCGTCCGGGGACGGACCGGCTGCTGGCCTCCGCCGCCGACTGTTTCCACTCGATGAACCAGCGGCGCGGACCGCTGATCGAACAGTGCGAATTTTCCTGGGCGATGGATGATCTCGTGAACATCCACGGTTATTTTCATGTGGCGGTGGAACAGCTCGCCGAAGATGAACTGCTGATCGTCACCCCTTTCGGCACCGGTCTGCGGCCCGGTACGGAACTGACTTTTTTCTCCGCCCCCTATGGACGGGAGAAATTCCGGGCCGCGGTCGCCTCCCGGCTGGAGATCGCCGGGAGCGAACAGGAGGGATTGCGGCGGGTCAGGGAACTTTACGGCCGGAGATTCGGGATGGTCCTTCAGAATTTCCCCGGCGGCTCTTTGTGCCGGATCCGGTTCGACCGGCCGCTGGATACGGAACCGGGCGACTTCGCGTGCGACTATGACAGCTGCGGCTCCGGCGCAGTGCTGCGCGATAACGATCTTCACGACTGCCATGTGCGCGGAATCCTGCTGAAAGCCGCCGACTGCCGGATCGAGAACAACCGGATTTCACGCACGGCCCTCAACGGAATCATCCTGAAGCCGGAGTTCTTCTGGCTGGAGGGTCCGATGCCCCGGAATATCGTGATTCAGGGCAATACCCTGACGGACTGCGCTTTCGGGCATACCGCCCTTGCGGCGATTCTGGTCATGTGCGGCTGCTGTGCGCCGCCCGCAGACCGGATCACGCCGGTCGTCAATGCGGAGAATATCACCATTTCAGGCAATGAAATCCGCAACTGCAACGCTGGTTCGGGAATCGCCGTTTTCAACAGTCGGCATCCCCGGGTTTCGAACAACCGGATCTTCCATCCCTTTTCCAATCCCGCCGCCATCGGCCGGCTGGATGTCAGCAGCCGGCTCGATTTTTCCGGAAAGGAGTTGTCCGGGGAGGAGATTTCCCGGCTGCGGGAGTCATACAGTGCGATTCTGTTTCTCGGCAGTGACGCCATCGAGTGCCGGCACAACAGCCTGACCGATCCCGGACGGCGCTGCCGGATGATCGTATACGCCGGGCCCGGCTGTTCCGGCTGCGGAGAACAGACCGATGCGGCAGCAGACCGTGGCCTTTGA
- a CDS encoding prepilin-type N-terminal cleavage/methylation domain-containing protein: MKRTLFTLIELLVVIAIIAILAAMLLPALNKARSAAKTNNCIGNLKQIGLGIAMYCGDYNDRLPPTAYSLGRWPGNPNQYETDKNAAGLMLVAKTGYLGSAAGSSLIPEADGSDRPAVLQCPAFPEAFSKDNAGRIHYDYCRDSYSDGMGAFVFKRLPAYPKCRRQVLVYGCCSGTIMNYDPDHHSGFSTMVRADGSAAKYARREVWKGEAWYPFWSPMGSVLEYVDSL; the protein is encoded by the coding sequence ATCGCGATTCTCGCGGCCATGCTGCTGCCGGCGCTCAACAAAGCCCGGAGTGCGGCCAAAACCAACAACTGCATCGGCAATCTCAAGCAGATCGGCCTCGGGATTGCCATGTACTGCGGCGACTATAACGACCGGCTGCCTCCGACCGCTTATTCGCTGGGACGGTGGCCCGGCAACCCTAACCAATATGAGACCGACAAAAACGCCGCCGGACTGATGCTTGTCGCCAAAACAGGTTATCTGGGGAGCGCCGCAGGCAGTTCACTGATACCGGAAGCAGACGGTTCCGACCGGCCCGCGGTCCTTCAGTGTCCGGCTTTCCCCGAAGCTTTTTCCAAAGACAACGCGGGGCGGATTCATTATGACTACTGCCGCGACAGTTATTCCGACGGAATGGGGGCTTTTGTCTTCAAGCGGCTTCCTGCCTACCCAAAATGCCGCCGTCAGGTGCTGGTATACGGATGTTGTTCCGGGACGATCATGAACTACGATCCGGATCACCATTCCGGCTTCAGCACCATGGTCCGGGCAGACGGTTCCGCGGCCAAATACGCCCGGAGGGAGGTCTGGAAGGGCGAAGCGTGGTATCCCTTCTGGAGTCCGATGGGGAGCGTCCTCGAATACGTGGACTCCTTGTAA